The following are encoded in a window of Allosphingosinicella indica genomic DNA:
- a CDS encoding SDR family NAD(P)-dependent oxidoreductase — MAEFDNAIILVTGAASGIGAATARLLAERGARKLILADRDENRLADFAFSLPCERMLLIGDVADEALWGNADLTGLTHAVVNAGIADGRTIADMELADWRRVMKVNLDGAFLTLKAAMREMQGRGGAIALTASASGLKAEPGTGAYGASKAAVIHLARVAAKDGAPQRIRVNAIAPGGVETPIWDGLPFFEDLKASTGGREQAFAAMAGMATPLGRYAQPEEIAGQIAFLLSDAAANVTGQTLVSDGGYTL, encoded by the coding sequence ATGGCCGAATTCGACAATGCGATCATCCTCGTCACCGGCGCCGCGTCCGGCATCGGGGCCGCCACCGCCCGGCTATTGGCGGAGCGCGGCGCGCGCAAGCTGATCCTCGCCGATCGAGACGAGAACCGGCTCGCCGATTTCGCCTTCTCGCTGCCGTGCGAGCGGATGCTGCTGATCGGCGACGTCGCCGACGAGGCCTTGTGGGGCAATGCCGATCTCACCGGCCTCACCCACGCCGTCGTCAATGCAGGCATCGCAGATGGCCGGACGATCGCCGACATGGAGCTTGCCGACTGGCGCCGCGTGATGAAGGTCAATCTCGACGGCGCGTTCCTGACGCTGAAGGCAGCGATGCGCGAGATGCAGGGCCGCGGCGGCGCGATCGCGCTGACCGCCTCGGCATCCGGCCTGAAAGCGGAGCCCGGCACCGGCGCCTATGGCGCTTCGAAGGCGGCGGTAATCCACCTCGCCAGGGTCGCGGCCAAGGATGGCGCGCCGCAGCGCATCCGCGTAAACGCAATCGCGCCGGGCGGGGTAGAGACGCCGATCTGGGATGGCCTCCCCTTCTTCGAGGATTTGAAGGCCAGCACCGGCGGGCGCGAACAGGCCTTCGCCGCGATGGCGGGCATGGCGACGCCGCTCGGCCGCTACGCCCAGCCGGAGGAGATCGCGGGACAGATCGCCTTTCTGCTGTCGGATGCGGCGGCGAACGTCACCGGCCAGACGCTGGTGAGCGATGGCGGTTATACGCTTTAG